One region of Mus pahari chromosome 16, PAHARI_EIJ_v1.1, whole genome shotgun sequence genomic DNA includes:
- the Znf322 gene encoding zinc finger protein 322 isoform X1, whose product MENHLGENHRRCTLQKRNVTRELKKGKHTMYALKRGKKIYIRVHEITQIDNQIYQCLEREQNFCENLARMCERTYTEEKPYRCDMCEKTFIQSSDLISHQRIHNYEKPYKCSKCEKSFWHHLALSGHQRTHAGKKFYTCDICGKNFGQSSDLLVHQRSHTGEKPYLCNECDKCFSRSTNLIRHRRTHTGEKPFKCLECEKAFSGKSDLISHQRTHTGERPYKCNKCEKSYRHRSAFIVHKRVHTGEKPYKCGACEKCFGQKSDLIVHQRVHTGEKPYKCLECMRSFTRSANLIRHQATHTHTFKCLEYEKSFNCSSDFIVHQRIHMEEKPHQWSMCESDFLLGMDFVAQQKMRTQTEELHYKYSVCDKSFHHSSAFLQHQTVHIDDDYICNMSEKGLDLSSXASETSLLSRKEKYSLIPGKGLQSTQYKVYSCLECRIQIVRKVVSRLT is encoded by the exons ATGGAAAACCACTTAGGAGAGAACCATAGAAGATGTACACTTCAGAAGAGAAATGTAACCAGAGaactcaaaaaaggaaaacataccaTGTATGCCctcaaaagggggaaaaagatttATATTCGTGTACATGAGATTACTCAAATAGATAATCAAATATATCAGTGCCTTGAACGTGAACAAAACTTTTGTGAAAACTTAGCACGAATGTGTGAGAGAACATATACTGAGGAGAAACCTTATAGATGTGATATGTGTGAGAAAACCTTCATCCAAAGTTCAGATCTTATTTCCCACCAGAGGATCCATAATTATgagaaaccttataaatgtaGCAAATGTGAGAAGAGCTTTTGGCACCACTTAGCCCTTTCAGGACACCAGAgaacacatgcaggtaaaaagTTTTATACCTGTGACATCTGTGGCAAGAATTTTGGTCAGAGCTCTGATCTGCTTGTCCACCAGCGAAGCCATACAGGTGAAAAACCTTATCTGTGTAATGAGTGTGATAAATGCTTCAGTCGAAGTACAAATCTCATAAGGCACCGAAGAACTCACACAGGTGAGAAACCATTTAAGTGTCTGGAATGTGAAAAAGCTTTTAGTGGGAAATCAGATCTTATTAGCCACCAAAGGACTCATACTGGTGAAAGGCCCTACAAATGCAATAAATGTGAGAAAAGTTACCGACATAGGTCTGCCTTCATTGTGCATAAAAGAGTTCATACTGGGGAGAAGCCGTATAAGTGTGGTGCCTGTGAAAAGTGCTTTGGCCAGAAATCAGACCTTATTGTACACCAGAGAGTCCATACAGGAGAAAAACCATATAAATGCTTGGAGTGTATGAGAAGTTTTACCCGGAGTGCCAACCTAATTAGGCACCAGGCAACTCACACTCATACTTTCAAATGCCTTGAATATGAGAAAAGTTTCAACTGTAGCTCAGACTTTATTGTGCATCAGAGAATTCATATGGAAGAAAAACCACATCAATGGTCTATGTGTGAGAGTGACTTCCTCCTAGGTATGGACTTCGTTGCCCAGCAGAAAATGAGGACTCAAACAGAGGAGCTCCATTATAAATACAGTGTATGTGACAAAAGCTTTCATCATAGCTCAGCCTTTCTTCAACATCAGACAGTGCACATTGATGATGACTACATCTGTAATATGAGTGAAAAAGGGCTTGATCTCAGCTCTCANGCATCGGAAACCTCAC ttctatcaaggaaagaaaaatacagtttaaTCCCAGGGAAAGGATTGCAGTCAACACAATATAAGGTATATTCTTGTTTGGAATGTAGGATTCAAATTGTTAGAAAAGTAGTCAGCAGATTGACCTGA
- the Znf322 gene encoding zinc finger protein 322 isoform X2: MENHLGENHRRCTLQKRNVTRELKKGKHTMYALKRGKKIYIRVHEITQIDNQIYQCLEREQNFCENLARMCERTYTEEKPYRCDMCEKTFIQSSDLISHQRIHNYEKPYKCSKCEKSFWHHLALSGHQRTHAGKKFYTCDICGKNFGQSSDLLVHQRSHTGEKPYLCNECDKCFSRSTNLIRHRRTHTGEKPFKCLECEKAFSGKSDLISHQRTHTGERPYKCNKCEKSYRHRSAFIVHKRVHTGEKPYKCGACEKCFGQKSDLIVHQRVHTGEKPYKCLECMRSFTRSANLIRHQATHTHTFKCLEYEKSFNCSSDFIVHQRIHMEEKPHQWSMCESDFLLGMDFVAQQKMRTQTEELHYKYSVCDKSFHHSSAFLQHQTVHIDDDYICNMSEKGLDLSSXASETSRMS, translated from the coding sequence ATGGAAAACCACTTAGGAGAGAACCATAGAAGATGTACACTTCAGAAGAGAAATGTAACCAGAGaactcaaaaaaggaaaacataccaTGTATGCCctcaaaagggggaaaaagatttATATTCGTGTACATGAGATTACTCAAATAGATAATCAAATATATCAGTGCCTTGAACGTGAACAAAACTTTTGTGAAAACTTAGCACGAATGTGTGAGAGAACATATACTGAGGAGAAACCTTATAGATGTGATATGTGTGAGAAAACCTTCATCCAAAGTTCAGATCTTATTTCCCACCAGAGGATCCATAATTATgagaaaccttataaatgtaGCAAATGTGAGAAGAGCTTTTGGCACCACTTAGCCCTTTCAGGACACCAGAgaacacatgcaggtaaaaagTTTTATACCTGTGACATCTGTGGCAAGAATTTTGGTCAGAGCTCTGATCTGCTTGTCCACCAGCGAAGCCATACAGGTGAAAAACCTTATCTGTGTAATGAGTGTGATAAATGCTTCAGTCGAAGTACAAATCTCATAAGGCACCGAAGAACTCACACAGGTGAGAAACCATTTAAGTGTCTGGAATGTGAAAAAGCTTTTAGTGGGAAATCAGATCTTATTAGCCACCAAAGGACTCATACTGGTGAAAGGCCCTACAAATGCAATAAATGTGAGAAAAGTTACCGACATAGGTCTGCCTTCATTGTGCATAAAAGAGTTCATACTGGGGAGAAGCCGTATAAGTGTGGTGCCTGTGAAAAGTGCTTTGGCCAGAAATCAGACCTTATTGTACACCAGAGAGTCCATACAGGAGAAAAACCATATAAATGCTTGGAGTGTATGAGAAGTTTTACCCGGAGTGCCAACCTAATTAGGCACCAGGCAACTCACACTCATACTTTCAAATGCCTTGAATATGAGAAAAGTTTCAACTGTAGCTCAGACTTTATTGTGCATCAGAGAATTCATATGGAAGAAAAACCACATCAATGGTCTATGTGTGAGAGTGACTTCCTCCTAGGTATGGACTTCGTTGCCCAGCAGAAAATGAGGACTCAAACAGAGGAGCTCCATTATAAATACAGTGTATGTGACAAAAGCTTTCATCATAGCTCAGCCTTTCTTCAACATCAGACAGTGCACATTGATGATGACTACATCTGTAATATGAGTGAAAAAGGGCTTGATCTCAGCTCTCANGCATCGGAAACCTCACGTATGTCTTGA